One Arthrobacter sp. FW306-07-I genomic window carries:
- a CDS encoding lipase maturation factor family protein, translated as MDWLSWFDAPEYEFARQVLQRGVAALYFVAFLSTLNQFPALLGERGLLPVPEFLAAFTRMRRFTLFRWRYSDGLLRGVCAAGLVVSALLVAGIPQMGPPWVPLIAFLALWLLYMSIVNVGQTFYGFGWEMLLLEAGFTVAFLGSNQTEPPRTILILIVWLVFRLEFGAGMIKIRGGREWRDLTALYYHHETQPMPGPLSRQAHLLPKPLHRIEVVGNHIAQLVVPFLLFAPQPVASVAAAVVVVTQLWLVASGNFAWLNWMAIVLAFAAVSDPVAHAVIPAIPADWEAATGMQRETPPWWLAITLAASLLLLVLSYWPLRNLFSRRQLMNASFNRWQLVNAYGAFGTVTKQRIEIVVEGTLDEDPGDSSDWREYGFKGKPGDVRRIPRQWAPYHLRLDWLMWFLPLRSVHEEWFYAFLAKLLAADRQMLRLLRRDPFDGAAPRWVRVRSFHYRFASRKEFRETGNRWVRTLLYEPIPPTSLRRSQGQQR; from the coding sequence GTGGACTGGCTCTCATGGTTTGATGCGCCGGAGTACGAATTCGCCCGGCAGGTGCTGCAACGGGGTGTGGCGGCACTGTACTTCGTAGCGTTCCTGTCCACGCTGAACCAGTTTCCCGCCCTGCTTGGCGAGCGCGGGCTGCTGCCGGTGCCGGAGTTCCTGGCGGCGTTTACCCGGATGCGCCGGTTCACACTGTTCCGCTGGCGGTACTCGGACGGCCTGCTGCGTGGTGTCTGCGCCGCCGGCCTGGTGGTGTCGGCGCTGCTCGTGGCCGGAATTCCGCAGATGGGGCCGCCCTGGGTCCCGCTGATCGCCTTTCTGGCCCTGTGGCTGCTGTACATGTCCATCGTGAACGTGGGCCAGACGTTTTACGGATTCGGCTGGGAGATGCTGCTCCTGGAGGCGGGTTTCACCGTTGCCTTCCTCGGTTCCAACCAGACCGAGCCGCCGAGGACCATCCTGATCCTCATCGTGTGGCTGGTGTTCCGGCTGGAGTTCGGGGCGGGAATGATCAAGATCCGCGGCGGCCGCGAGTGGCGTGACCTGACGGCGCTGTACTACCACCATGAAACCCAGCCCATGCCCGGGCCGCTCAGCAGGCAGGCGCACCTGTTACCCAAGCCGCTGCACCGCATCGAGGTAGTGGGCAACCACATCGCCCAGTTGGTGGTGCCGTTCCTGCTCTTTGCACCCCAGCCCGTGGCCAGCGTGGCGGCCGCCGTCGTGGTGGTCACCCAGCTGTGGCTGGTGGCCAGTGGCAACTTCGCCTGGCTGAACTGGATGGCGATCGTGCTCGCGTTCGCCGCGGTAAGCGACCCCGTGGCGCACGCAGTGATACCGGCCATCCCGGCGGACTGGGAGGCGGCCACCGGAATGCAGCGGGAGACCCCGCCCTGGTGGCTGGCCATCACACTGGCCGCCTCCCTCCTGCTGCTGGTCCTGAGCTACTGGCCGCTGCGGAACCTCTTCTCCCGCCGGCAGCTGATGAATGCAAGCTTCAACCGGTGGCAGCTGGTCAACGCCTACGGTGCGTTCGGCACCGTGACCAAGCAGCGCATCGAGATCGTGGTGGAGGGAACGCTGGACGAGGACCCCGGCGACAGCTCCGACTGGCGTGAGTACGGGTTCAAGGGCAAGCCCGGCGATGTCCGCAGGATCCCCCGGCAGTGGGCCCCGTACCACCTGCGGCTCGACTGGCTGATGTGGTTCCTGCCGCTGCGCAGCGTGCACGAGGAATGGTTTTACGCCTTCCTGGCGAAGCTGCTGGCGGCGGACCGGCAGATGCTGCGGCTGCTGCGGCGTGACCCGTTCGACGGCGCCGCGCCCCGGTGGGTGCGCGTGCGCAGCTTCCATTACCGTTTCGCCAGCCGGAAGGAGTTCCGCGAGACGGGGAACCGCTGGGTGCGGACCCTCCTGTACGAACCCATCCCGCCTACGTCCCTGCGCCGTTCTCAGGGACAACAACGGTAG
- the dxr gene encoding 1-deoxy-D-xylulose-5-phosphate reductoisomerase, producing MQPRRIVLLGSTGSIGTQAIDVVDGAPHLFEVVALSAGGGNLELLARQAVHTGAAAVGIAGGDPARLEALIREAAAAAGRPGYRPQIVAGPDASAQVAAVQADVVLNGITGSIGLAPTLAALKSGATLALANKESLIVGGSLVKAAAAEGQIVPVDSEHSAIAQCLRSGTADEVDKLILTASGGPFRGRNREELHSVTPQQALAHPTWDMGVMVTTNSATLVNKGLEVIEAHLLFDIPLDRIDVVVHPQSVVHSMVQFIDGSTIAQASPPDMRLPIALGLGWPSRVPKAASACDWSQAATWTFEPLDTEAFPAVGLAKEAAKQGSTFPAVFNAANEEAVTAFHAGRIRFTDIVDTIEVLLSEHSGSSGLTVESVLDAESWARARAHERLAVSSL from the coding sequence ATGCAGCCACGCAGAATCGTCCTCCTCGGATCCACCGGTTCCATCGGCACCCAGGCGATTGACGTCGTCGACGGCGCCCCCCACCTGTTCGAGGTGGTGGCACTGAGCGCCGGGGGCGGCAACCTGGAACTCCTGGCCCGGCAGGCCGTCCACACCGGTGCCGCAGCCGTGGGAATTGCCGGGGGAGACCCAGCCCGGCTGGAAGCACTTATCCGTGAAGCTGCCGCTGCGGCAGGCCGTCCCGGCTACCGGCCCCAGATCGTGGCCGGTCCGGACGCCTCCGCGCAGGTCGCGGCAGTCCAGGCGGACGTGGTGCTTAACGGCATCACCGGTTCCATCGGCCTGGCCCCCACGCTCGCGGCCCTCAAGTCCGGCGCCACCCTGGCCCTGGCCAACAAGGAGTCGCTGATCGTGGGCGGCAGCCTGGTCAAGGCCGCGGCCGCGGAAGGCCAGATTGTTCCGGTGGACTCGGAACACTCCGCCATTGCCCAGTGCCTGCGCTCCGGCACTGCCGACGAGGTGGACAAACTGATCCTGACCGCTTCCGGCGGCCCATTCCGCGGCAGGAACCGGGAGGAACTCCACAGTGTGACGCCCCAGCAGGCCCTGGCCCACCCCACCTGGGACATGGGCGTCATGGTCACCACCAATTCGGCCACGCTGGTGAACAAGGGCCTGGAAGTCATCGAGGCGCACCTGCTGTTCGATATCCCGCTGGACCGGATCGACGTGGTGGTCCATCCTCAGTCCGTGGTGCACTCCATGGTGCAGTTCATTGACGGCTCCACCATCGCCCAGGCCTCCCCGCCGGACATGCGGCTGCCCATCGCGCTGGGACTTGGTTGGCCGTCCCGCGTACCCAAGGCCGCCAGCGCGTGCGACTGGAGCCAGGCCGCCACCTGGACCTTTGAACCGCTGGACACTGAAGCTTTCCCCGCCGTCGGCCTTGCCAAGGAAGCGGCCAAGCAGGGCAGCACGTTCCCCGCCGTGTTCAATGCGGCCAACGAGGAAGCCGTCACCGCATTCCATGCCGGCAGGATCCGCTTTACCGACATCGTGGACACCATCGAGGTCTTGCTCAGCGAACACTCAGGCTCTTCCGGGCTGACGGTGGAGTCAGTGCTGGATGCTGAAAGCTGGGCACGTGCCCGGGCCCACGAACGTTTAGCAGTCAGCAGTCTCTAG
- a CDS encoding M50 family metallopeptidase, whose translation MTPVLLFILGVVFVAVGIAVSIALHEVGHLVPAKLFKVRVTKYMIGFGPTLWSRRKGETEYGVKAVPLGGYVSMIGMYPPNKEDGSVRPSSTGMFQTLATEARSQAHEEVGPGDENRVFYRLPVWKKIIVMLGGPAMNMILGLLFTAVLLMGFGVATATTTISDVSKCQVAAGQTVDPNSADCQLTPAAAAGLKPNDTVTSFDGKAVTSWDQLTEWIRASAGREVAITVQRDGNPVSTTVTPVLSARPVMGSDGRQATDAAGNLQYQDVGFLGIGAQTALVPQPASSVLPMAGENIRQVAGVVLNLPARVVGVAKAAFSEEPRDPNGPISVVGVGRVAGEVAAMEAVPLQSRVATLVGLLAGLNFALAVFNLVPLLPLDGGHVAGALYEGVRRKVAKLRGRPDPGAFDIAKLLPVTYVVAALLMGMSVLLIYADIVKPVNLFG comes from the coding sequence ATGACCCCTGTTTTACTTTTCATCCTCGGCGTCGTCTTCGTGGCGGTGGGCATCGCCGTGTCCATTGCGCTCCACGAAGTGGGGCACCTGGTCCCCGCCAAGCTTTTCAAGGTGCGCGTCACCAAGTACATGATCGGCTTCGGACCCACGCTGTGGTCGCGCCGAAAAGGCGAAACCGAATACGGCGTCAAGGCAGTCCCGCTGGGTGGCTACGTCTCCATGATCGGCATGTACCCGCCCAACAAGGAGGACGGCTCGGTCCGGCCATCCAGCACCGGCATGTTCCAGACACTTGCCACCGAGGCCCGCTCGCAGGCCCACGAGGAAGTTGGGCCCGGTGACGAAAACCGCGTTTTCTACCGGTTGCCGGTCTGGAAAAAAATCATCGTGATGCTGGGCGGCCCGGCCATGAACATGATCCTTGGGCTGCTGTTCACGGCTGTGCTGCTCATGGGCTTCGGTGTTGCCACAGCCACCACCACCATCTCGGACGTGTCCAAATGCCAGGTGGCGGCCGGGCAAACCGTTGACCCGAATTCCGCTGACTGCCAGCTCACGCCGGCCGCGGCTGCCGGGCTCAAGCCCAATGACACCGTCACTTCCTTCGATGGCAAGGCCGTGACCAGCTGGGACCAGCTGACGGAATGGATCCGCGCTTCCGCGGGCAGGGAAGTGGCCATTACCGTGCAGCGGGATGGCAACCCAGTGTCCACCACCGTGACGCCGGTCCTTTCGGCCCGGCCGGTGATGGGAAGCGACGGGCGGCAGGCCACCGACGCCGCCGGCAACCTCCAGTACCAGGACGTCGGTTTCCTTGGCATCGGTGCGCAAACGGCGCTGGTGCCCCAGCCGGCGTCGTCCGTCCTGCCCATGGCGGGGGAGAACATCCGCCAGGTGGCCGGCGTGGTCTTGAACCTTCCGGCCCGAGTGGTGGGCGTGGCCAAAGCCGCCTTCAGCGAGGAGCCCCGCGATCCGAACGGACCCATCAGCGTTGTGGGCGTAGGCAGGGTTGCAGGTGAAGTGGCCGCCATGGAAGCGGTGCCGCTGCAATCCCGGGTGGCAACCCTCGTTGGCCTGCTGGCAGGCCTGAACTTCGCACTGGCGGTGTTCAACCTGGTCCCGCTCCTGCCGCTCGACGGCGGCCACGTCGCCGGGGCGCTCTATGAGGGCGTACGGCGCAAGGTGGCAAAGCTGCGCGGCCGGCCGGACCCGGGAGCGTTCGACATCGCCAAGCTGCTGCCGGTTACCTACGTTGTGGCGGCGCTGCTCATGGGCATGAGCGTCCTGCTTATCTACGCGGACATCGTCAAGCCGGTCAATCTCTTCGGTTAG
- a CDS encoding MarR family transcriptional regulator, which produces MFVMTIDQRGSTGGQDLVPDLLARIAALQPSGTEQTVFERTVGDEVQGVVPNPSVVVEIALHALRFGRWYVGIGVGTVSLAPGASPRQGTGTAFVAARKAVELAKAAGPQVPLSVVPGIMAKTGGVPAGEGSQACANAEAVLRLLGRLVQDRTEAQWRVVDALRRLDEGRLDGSRLGARSPGPGRHGSQKQVALELGISEQSVSRTVLRSGWQEEWAARPAAAMLLGFANSQINGPLKDDRDADDPNEGDR; this is translated from the coding sequence ATGTTCGTCATGACCATCGACCAGCGGGGAAGTACCGGCGGCCAGGACCTCGTCCCGGACCTTCTCGCCCGGATTGCCGCGCTGCAACCGTCCGGAACGGAGCAGACGGTCTTCGAACGTACCGTGGGTGATGAAGTCCAGGGGGTAGTGCCCAACCCTTCCGTCGTCGTGGAGATTGCCCTCCATGCACTCCGCTTCGGTCGCTGGTACGTGGGGATCGGCGTCGGAACTGTCTCCCTGGCTCCAGGCGCCAGCCCCCGCCAAGGAACCGGGACTGCGTTTGTCGCCGCCCGCAAGGCAGTTGAGCTGGCCAAGGCCGCCGGGCCGCAGGTGCCGTTGTCGGTGGTGCCGGGCATCATGGCGAAGACCGGCGGTGTCCCCGCCGGGGAGGGGAGCCAGGCATGCGCAAATGCGGAGGCGGTGCTCCGGCTGCTCGGCCGGCTTGTCCAGGACCGCACGGAGGCCCAGTGGCGGGTGGTGGATGCCCTGCGCCGCCTGGATGAAGGCCGCCTGGATGGAAGCCGCCTGGGTGCCCGCAGCCCGGGACCGGGCCGCCACGGAAGCCAGAAGCAGGTGGCGCTTGAACTCGGCATCTCGGAACAGTCGGTGAGCCGTACCGTGCTTCGGTCCGGGTGGCAGGAAGAATGGGCAGCCAGGCCCGCTGCGGCGATGCTTCTGGGCTTTGCGAACTCGCAGATTAACGGCCCCCTCAAAGACGACCGTGATGCAGACGACCCCAACGAAGGAGACAGGTGA
- a CDS encoding YciI family protein: MTVFAVEYVYAASSTETRNEVRPAHREWTANLAQDGVIVASGPYGDGAGALLIFKALDEAALNSILKQDPFAGAGVIAGTRITEWSPVTGMLAGISA; the protein is encoded by the coding sequence ATGACAGTTTTTGCCGTTGAGTACGTTTATGCCGCCAGCTCCACTGAAACCCGCAACGAGGTCCGGCCCGCGCACCGGGAATGGACCGCGAACCTGGCACAGGACGGCGTCATCGTAGCCAGCGGCCCGTACGGTGACGGTGCCGGTGCCCTGCTGATCTTCAAGGCCTTGGATGAAGCCGCCCTCAACTCGATCCTCAAGCAGGACCCGTTCGCCGGAGCCGGTGTGATCGCCGGAACGCGCATCACGGAATGGTCACCGGTAACCGGCATGCTGGCCGGGATTTCCGCGTAG